From the Phycisphaeraceae bacterium genome, the window ACTGGCGTGGAACACCCGATCACCAAAGACATGCCCAGCAGGTTCAATGTCCGCAGCGAGCAGTACTACATGCATATCGATCCGGGCAACAGCGTTCTGGCGACCACGACGTTCTCGGGCGATCATGCCCCCTGGACTCGAGGGGTGCGCATGCCGGTGATCTGGACTCGCCATCATGGCGCGGGTCGCGTCGCGTACTGCTCGATCGGGCACACGACCGACGATCTAGGCACCGAGCCCGTGCTGGATCTTGTGTCCCGCGGGATTGCGTGGGCAGCGGGCGCGCTCGAGTAGAAGCCAGGGTGCTCAGCGAGCCGAATCGGACGTCGCGCCCACGAGCTGGGCATTGGTCTCGAAACGCTGGAGCGCGGCGAGCAATTGTTCAATCTGCTGCGGCGGAGGCATGCTGAGCATGCGCCGGCGCAGGGCGGTGATCGTCTTGAGTGTCTTCTCGTCGAGCAGCAGATCTTCCTTGCGCGTGCCGCTCGCTGCCAGGTCGATAGCTGGGAAAAGTCTCTTCTCAGCCACGCGGCGATCGAGGATCAACTCCATGTTTCCGGTGCCCTTGAACTCCTCGAAGATGACCTGATCGCCCTGGCTGCCGGTGTCGACAAGGCAACTGGCGATGATCGTCAGGCTTCCGGCTTCTTCAGTGTTGCGAGCGGCGCCGAAGATCTGCTTGGGAACTTCGAGGGCTTTGGAGTCGATTCCGCCGGTCATCGTCCGGCCGCTGGAAGAGTGCTTGCGGCTTCGATTGAACGCCCGCCCGAGTCGAGTCAGCGAATCGAGGAACACAACGACATGACGTCCACACTCGACCATGCGCTTGCAGCGTTCGATCGTCAGGAGCGAGATCTGTATATGCCGTTCGACGTCGTGATCGTTGCTCGACGCGATGACGGTGACGCGGTGAGGCTCCCATGGGTGATCCCAGACGCCATCACGGTTGGGACGAGTGAAGGCCCGCTTGAAGTCTGTGACTTCTTCAGGTCTTTCATCGATCAGAAGCATGAAGACATCGACATCCTTGTGGTTCATGAGAACAGATGTCGCCAGGTCTTTGAGAAGGGTCGTTTTGCCGGCCTTGGGCGGGCTGACGATCATCGCCCGCTGGCCTCGCCCGATGGGGCAGAACAGGTCGATGAGGCGGCACGCTGGTGGGCAGCCGGGGTACTCGAGCGTCAGCCGAGGCTGCGGATCGACCGAAGTCAGCGTCTCGAAAGGCTTGGAAGTCTTGAAACGTTCTGGATCCATCCCTTCGATCTGAAGAAATGTTTCAACGACCGGGCGAGCGGTGCGCACCTGACCATTGGGGCGTCCTCGGCGACGGCGTCGGGGTTTGCGATCGACGACCTCGACCGTGACCTCCAGCCCGTTGCGCAGCGGCAACTCATCTCCGAAGGAGATTGGGACGAACGGGTCGTCGGCCTTTTCCATAAGTGTTAAGTCCTCGGCGAGTTGGCGTACGCGCCCTTCAGCGCGAGAAGGCCATTCGAGGATCCCGGTGAGGGTCTTCGTTGACATAACTCAGTTTCACAAGCCTCGGGCGGGAAGACAGAACCACGTCGTGCCTCAGCACCGCCAGCCGGGGGGGAGGTCTTCTCCTCTCCTGCCTTGATTCCCGGCGACTGCATTTGAGCACATCTATCGCCCGTTGTCAAGCACCGAGTCTGATCGCGTTGAATCCTGCGTCTCGCTACCATGTCGCCGGAATACGCCATTCATGAAGATTCTCAAAGGCATCAAGGTCTCCAGCGGCATCGCCATCGGGCGGGCATTTGTCATTGACGACGTGCAATTGCCTCGCATTCCGAAGCGATCGGTCCGTCCGGAGCGGGTTCAGGCCGAGCTCGACCGCTTCGAGCGGGCTCGACTGGATGCCATTGCCGAACTCGATCAGGTCCACAATGAGGCCTTGGTGGACATGGGGCAGGATTCGGCAAAGATTTTTCTTTTCCACCGCGGCATGCTCGAGGACCCTGCACTTCTCGGACCAATACGGGCCATGATTCAAGACGAGCGGGTCTCGCCCGAATACGCTGCGGCCCAGACTTTCCGCGCGTGGATGAAGCGATTTGCTGAGAAAGACGACTCGGCCTTTCGAACCAAGATCAACGACCTTCACGACATCTCTCACCGCCTGATCGGGTGCCTGATTGGCAAACGCCTGACCACGTCCGAGGAACTTCCTGACGACAACACCATCATCGTCGCCAGCGAACTGACTCCGAGTCAGACAGTTGCCTTCGACCGCTCACGCATCATCGGCATGGTGACGGAACTGGGTGGCCAGACAAGCCACACCGCGATTGTCGCGCGTGCTCTGGGCCTCCCGGCGGTGGTCGGATGTGCCAATCTGCGTTCTCTCGTCTCGGACGGCATGCCGCTGATTATCGACGGCGCGCGCGGGCGGGTCATCATCGAGCCGGATGACGAAACCATCGAGCAGTATCAGGGATATATCAAACAGTCGCGCGAGTTTGATCGCTCGCTCGAAGAACTCGCACCAAAGTCGGCTACCACCTCCGACGGCGTGGAAATCGAACTGCTCGGCAACATCGAGTTCCCCGAAGAAGCCTCAACCGTGGTCGAGCGCGGTGGGGCTGGCATCGGGCTCTATCGCACCGAATTTCTCTACCTCACAGGCGATCACGAACCAAGCGAGGATGAGCAGTTTGAGGCCTACAAGACCTGCATCGACCGCCTTGCGGGTCGCCCGCTGACCATCCGCACGCTCGACCTCGGAGCCGACAAGTACACCCAGCTCAGGGCAGAGACACCCGAACGCAATCCGTTCCTGGGCCTGCGCTCGATCCGTTATTGCCTGGCCCACCTGCCCATGTTCAGGACCCAGTTGCGTGCTTTGCTGCGAGCCTCAGCTCACGGGCCCCTCAAAATCATGCTCCCGCTCGTGACATCGATCCATGAGTTTCGGCAGACACGCTACCTGATTCGGGATGCGATGGAGGATCTGGACGATCTTGGGCTGCCGTATGACCGGAATGTACGGGTCGGGATCATGGTGGAAGTCCCTTCGGCGGTGCTTCTGGCCGATGTTTTTGCGCGGGAAGTGGACTTTTTCTCCATCGGCACCAACGACCTGGTGCAGTACGCTCTGGCGGTGGACCGAACAAATGAACGGGTCGCGTCAATGTATCAGCCCGCCCATCCGGCGGTTCTGAGGCTGATTCGCATGGTTGTCAAGTCGGCCCGGCGCAAGAACCTTCCCGTTTCATGTTGCGGCGAGGCGGCGTCCGATCTGGAGTATGTCCCTTTGTTGTTGGGCCTCGGCGTGCGTACGCTCTCTGTGAACGCGTCGAGTATCCCGGTCGTCAAACGACTGATCCGAAGCGTGTCGATGGCTCAGTGCGAGCGGATTGCCAAAAAAGCGATCACGTTCGATTCGGAACTCGAATCCGCAGCGTTCCTGCGAACGAGAGTCAGAAAAATAGTTCCCGAGGCGTTCGAAGGGCGTGCCGGAGAAGAGTGAGCCAGGGTCGCGCGTCGCGTGGGCTGGCCGCATCGGGAGAAGAAATCACATCGGGCGTGGCAGTGCCTCAATGGTGCCGCCATGCTCGATTCGGGGATCGCGCTTCTGGCGTGATCGACATCACGCGACGGACGGCTCGGCAATGCGATGATTCGCAGACGCCGACAAGAGCGCATCGGGCCCAAACTTGCCCCAGCGCATTGCAACCGGCCGTCGCTGCTGGCCAACCCCGAATCGACGCATCAACCGCCCCAAGGACGGGATGGACCCCCTTTCATGCCACATGGCAAAATGTTGATCAACTACGTTCCGGGCGAAGAGTGCCGGGTCGCGATCGTCGAAAACGGACAACTCGAGGAATACCACGCCGAGCCGACCAACGCCGTCAGCCGCGTCGGGAACATTTACCTCGGCAAGGTGACCAACGTTGAAGCGGGAATTCAGGCCGCGTTTATCGACTTCGGAGTCGAGGACGCCGGGTTCCTGCATGTGTCTGATCTTCACCCGCAGTACTTTCCGGGCGAGGACGAAGACACGACCGAGCGCGTGGGCAAGAAGACTCCGCGTCGCAGCCGCCCACCGATGCAGCAGGCGCTCAAACGCGGGCAGGAGATCATCGTTCAAGTGCTCAAGGAAGGCATCGGGACCAAAGGCCCGACGCTGACCAGTTACCTGTCGATTCCCGGGCGATTCCTTGTGATGATGCCGCAGATGGACCGCGTGGGCGTGAGCCGCAAGGTCGAGGATGAAGAACAGCGCGCCGAAATGCGACAGATCCTCGACACACTGGACCTGCCCGAAGGGTTCGGGTTCATTCTGCGCACCGCTGGGTTTAACCGCACCAAGGTCGAACTCAAACGCGACCTGGCGTACCTGCTGCGCCTGTGGAAGGACATGGAGCACCGCCGGGCATCTGGCAAGGGGGCCAAACTGCTCTATTCTGAGAGCGATCTTCTGGTGCGCAGCCTGCGCGATCTGCTGAGCCAGGACATCGACGAAGTCATCATCGATCATGAGATGGCGCTCCGGCGTGCAGCCCGGTTCATGAAGATCGTCGCCCCACGTTCGCAGGCCAAACTGCGCCACTACAAAGGGCAGACGCCGCTGTACCACTCCTTCGGCGTCACCGAACAGATTCGACAGATCCACTCGCGCGATGTGCCGCTCCCGTCGGGCGGTCGTCTGGTCATCGATGAAACCGAAGCCCTCGTCGCCATCGACGTCAACAGCGGCAAGATGCGATCGGCCCGCGATGCCGAAACCAATGCGTATCAGGTCAATCTCGAAGCGGTCGATGTGATCTGCCGTCAACTGCGGCTGCGTGACCTGGGCGGACTCGTCATCAACGATCTGATCGACATGCGCAGCCCGCAGCACCGCAAGGATATCGAGAACCGATTCAAGGAACGACTCAAGAAGGATCGCGCGCGAACAACGATCCTCCCGATCTCGGCCTTCGGCATTCTCGAAATGACACGGCAGCGGATGCGAGGCAGCCATGAGTCGGTGCATTTCTCCGGGTGTCCTTCGTGCCGAGGCAGAGGCGTCGTGCAAAAGCCCGACAGCGTCGCAGCCGATGCCTTGCAGGATCTGGCAGCCTTGCTCGATCACGATAAGGTCGCCAAGGTCGAGATGGTCGTCAACCCGCGCGTCGCCGCCGCCCTGCTCAGCACCCGGCGGGCAGCACTGACACGCATCGAGCACCTCAGCGGCAAGCATGTCGAAGTACGCATCAGCGACGCCATCGGCTCGGATCGCGTGACGTTCTACGCCTACGACGCAGGCGGGGCCGACGTCGATCTCGAAAAACTCCCAAAGAAGAGCAAGAAACCCGAACTCACGGACTGGGCGGTCGAAGGTTCGCGCGACGACGAGAGCGGCTGGGCTGTGGACCTTCGCGCCGAAGCCGAGGAGATTGCCGAACAGACCGCTGAAGCCTTCGCCGAAGTTCAGGCTTCAATCGAGGAGCGCCAGCATGACCTGAGCCTGCCGGTGGCCGATCTCGACGACGATGACGATCACGAGCCGATTGAAACGGGCTCGCCGGAGGCTCGCAAGAAGAAACGTCGCAGGCGTCGGCGCAGGCGCGGCGATGGTGAGGGAGACAACAGTCGTACACCAGAAACACAACACTCTGCGGAGAGCAAGCCCGAATCCCAGGATGCGGACACTGGCCCTGAACAGACAGGCGATCCGGATGAATCGCATGCGGCGAGCTCGGATGGATCAACCGGCCTGACGCGCAAGAAGCGTCGACGTCGACGCCGTAAGTCTGGAGCATCATCGCTGGTGTCGCCCGCCGAGCAACCCGCCGAAACCGCGCCAGTGAGTGATCCTTCAACGCCCGAAGCCGGCGAGCACGAGAGCGAGCATGAATTCGATCAGCCTCGCAAGAAAAAACGCCGACGTCGTCGTGGCGGCTCGCGTGCCGGTGCCGACGCGCCTGCTGCAGATGCTCCTGCGTCAGCTCCAGAGACGGCTCCCCACGCGAGCGCGAGCGACAATCACGCTCCGCCCAACATATCGACCCGCAAGAAGCGTCCGCCGCGGTCCCGCGACTCGGGGACGCCGAAAGCGACTGGCACCGCATCTCCCGCACCCGAACCCGCTGCTTCCGAACCCAAGCCCCGCCGCTCGCTCTATTCGGCCGCACGACGCAAGCTCGCCCCCAGCGAGAAGGCCCGACTCGGCGAAGAGTAATGACACGCGTTATGCACACAAGTTCGAGCGCGCCAACCCGCCTCATCGTGCTCGGCTCGACGGGTTCAGTCGGCGTGCAGACACTTGACACCGTCGCACATCTCAATGCTGTGGCGGGACCCGACAGCCCGCGTTTTGAAATCGTCGGCCTCGCCAGCGCGTCGAAGCGCGACATGCTCGCTGAGCAGGCGCGAATCTGGAGTGTCAGGCACACAGCCCTCTTCCGAGGCGAACCAGGCGATGCGTCGTTCGTCGGGGAAAACGCCGCCGATGAACTCGTGCGCAGCATTGACTGCGACATGGTCGTGCAGGCCATCACGGGCGCAGCCGGCGTGCGATCGACACTCACCGCCATCGAACTCGGGCGCGATGTGGCTCTGGCCAACAAGGAATCGCTTGTTGTGGCCGGGGCGCTCGTGGTGCCACGTGCGCTCGAGCGCTCGGTCCGCATACTTCCTGTCGATAGCGAGCACGCAGCTCTCTGGCAGTGTCTCGAGTGTGTGTCGCCCGGGCAAAGTCCGCCATTCTCGGTGCCCGCAACGGTTGCTCGGGCGGTCCTGACGGCTTCGGGTGGGCCATTCCGCACCTGGCCTCTCGAACGCATGGCCAACGCGACTCCAGAAGACGCCTTGGCGCACCCAACCTGGAACATGGGTCGCAAGATCACGATCGACTGCGCCACCATGATGAACAAGGCCTTCGAGATTGTCGAAGCGCACTGGCTCTTCGGCCTCGAACCCTCACGCCTGGGCGTTGTTGTGCATCCACAATCAATCATCCACGCGATGACGGAACTTATCGATGGCTCGACCATCGCGCAGCTCGGATCGCCCGACATGCGCACGCCAATTCAACAAGCCCTGACCGCTCCTCGCAGGCTCGTCGGCTCGGCGCCGCGACTCTCACTCGAAACCCTCGGCTCACTGACCTTCGAAGCGCCAGACCTTGCACGGTATCCAGCCCTGGCGCTCGCGCCTCGCATCATCGAGCTCGGCGGGACAGCCGGAGCGATCGTCAATGCTGCCAGCGAAGCCGCTGTCGAAGCGTTCCTGGACCATCGCCTTCCGTTCCTGCGCATTGCCCAACTCGCGTCAGAAGCCCTCGACGCCATCGGCATCAGCGCGATCCGCTCGCTCGAGGATGTGCTGGTGGCCGACAGCGAAGCACGCCGCTTTGTCGCGCTCACGATTCCCACACTTTCAAAAGCCTGACCCGCACCATTGCCGCGCACATGAAAACGGGCGACCCCTCGCAGGGCCGCCCGTCGAAATCAATTTTCATGTACAACCAGGATCACTTCGCATTACCGCGAGCCATACACGAACTGTGCATCGAGCGCCTTTTCGATCCGCACCCGAATCTCTTCGAGGTGAGCCCTCGAGTACGCGTCGATGTTGGCCGGGTTCGCACTCACCGCCTTGTCAACACGCGACTTGAGGTCCCGCAGCGAACTCATCGCCAGAGTCGAGACTGCTCGCGAAGCCGGATTAACCGACATGCTCGACGGCGTCGAAAGGTCGATGAGTCTCTGCACATGCTCGCGCTGCAACCCGCGCCGAAGGCTCGAAATCATCGGGCTGCGCTCCGTCGTCTTCGTCGTCGGTGCCTTGGCGATCTCGCCCCACGCTGCCTCGGTGATCGTCGAGAGCAACTCGGCCAGCGTCATCGCGTCCTGGTCCGAAGGCACGAAGAACTCGTTGTCATAGACACGCCGCAGCGTCTGCGGATTCATCAGCATCGTCAGGACCGATGCCTGCACCGACGAAACGCGATCGTGCACGTCGAAAGTCGGATCTGTAAAGATCGAACTCATCCCAGCCTCGTCGTACCACTTGTCGATCGTCATGTGCTTGAGCAGATCCGGCGACAAGCCATAGACCTCGTCGTGGAAACTGTTTTTTATGACAAAGTCCAGCGCCTCACGCTGCCTCGCCGCAGGAACAACATCGATCGGCGCACGTCCGTTCGGGTCGCCCTTCTTGTCGCGATACACATGCGCACCGCCCACCCAGTTGGCCATCATCGAGATGGCCTGAACCTGCTGCCCGAGTGTGATCTGATAGCCATAGCGCGTCCGCGACCAGCTCTGCCCGTCCTTGACAAACTCGGTCAGCAACTTTTCGCGGTGATGCCGCACGAGCGCCATCTGGTTGTTGGCATAATCGAGCGGATTGGCAGACAGGTCATAACGGCGCGCCAGCGGATCCGGGCCCCATGTGTCTTCGTCGGTTCCATACTGGAGCAGCGGATCGGATGCACGCCCCAGAATCTTGGTGGTGTCTCCGAATCCATACCCGAACTCGATCGCCCACTTGTCATATGGCCCGATGTCGATGACAGCATAGTCGCCCTGAGCGTCACCAAACCCCGGCATGCGGATGTTTACCGGGTTGTAATCCATCACGGTTGTCGAGAAGGGCTCGTTGCCCTTCATGTCAGTACTGTTGATCTGCGACAGCTGATACGCCGACGAACCCTTGAAGTTGTGCCTCAGACCCAGGCAGTGACCCACTTCGTGCGCCACCAACTCGGCAAGCGACGGGCCGACAAACTCCTCGGGCACGCCGTCAATCAGTTCCTTCTTCTCCGGAGCCTTCCTCGGCTTGGGCTCCTCTTCGGCCTTGGGCTCGTCATCCTTCGGCTCGTCGTCAGACTCAGGCTGCACACCCTTGGCAATCGCGATAGCCACCGCGTCGCGCTTGTCGGCAGGCATCATGGCCAGCAACTCCGGATGCTGCTTGAGCATCTCGAGCATCTCTGCAGGAATCTCGGTCTGCTCTTCAGGTGCCGGAGTTTCGTCGTCAGGCAGGCCGAACATCAGATGCATGCGCAGCGAGGCGAGGCTCAGTGCCTTGCCATGTGCAGCTTCGCAACACCCGCTGACCTGACTCACCCGCCCGACAAGCCCGTCGAACGGATTGGACCCGAGCATCATCCCATCGACCGCATCGAGCGGATTGTTGACAAAGTGCCCTGTCGTTTGGCCGTTATTGTGCGCGATGAGCATGCGCTCCCGATCCATCGGATCCGCCAGACGCACACGCGGATCCCACGTCGGATTGCTCTCGAGCCATTCGAGCGTCTGAGGACTCATGCCCTCGGTCGCCAGTTTCGGCATCAGGTCGTTCCACTGATACGTGAACACGCGGATCCACCCGTCGGTCAGCACCACGTCCGCATCCAGAATCTCGCCGGTCATCGGATTGACGCGGCTCGGCCCGATCGCGGTCGAAACGTCATTGCTCAACCAGCGAATGAAGTTGTAGCGAACGTCCTCGGGATCCTTCTCCATGTGCGAGCCCGAAGCCTTGTCCTGAAAGCGGACTTCAAGAGCGTTGACAATCCCGATCTGCTCGAACGCCTTGTTCCAGTACTCGATACCCTCGCGGACGTAGCGACGATACCGAATCGGCACCGTGTGCTCGACATACCACACGATCGGCTGCTTCGGCGGACTCATCTTGAGCTTCGGATCCGCCTTTTCAAGATGCCAGCGATTGATGTAACGCACGTTCACATCGTCGCGGTCGAACTTGCCAAGATCGCGGTAACTCGTCGTGAAATACCCGACGCGCTCGTCGGCGCGGCGAGGCTGATATCCGCGCGAGCCCTCCATCAGGCTGATCGAGTAATGCAGCGTCTTGATCGTGCCATCACCCACCGGCACCTTGTAGGCAATCTCGATGTTCTTCGGAAACGCCTTGGCTGACGCGATCTCGGCCAATGCCACGCGCGCCCCCGCGGCGCTGCGCCCGAAAAACGACGACGCATTGCCCAGCAGAAGATTGTTCAGATCGATCACCGGCTGCCCGCTCGGACCTGTCGACACCACCGGCACGTCAAGAATCACACGGTCGGTAAAGATCATGTTGACCGAGTCGCGGCTTTCCGCATCGCCCGTTGATCGCACCGAAATCTGCGGCGAAATGAGCGCCAGACGATTGCCGATGCGCTTCCAGTAGCAGTACAGGTCGCCAGCCTGCAACCCCGCAAAGATCTCGCCACCGGCTACCGTCATGGCGAAGAAGTGCTTCTGACTCTCGAACCCTCGCGGCATCTCCACAAGAATGCGGTTGTCCCTGTTGTTCCGCCAGACCTGATAGAAACTTCCCGGGTCGGTCGTGGACACGACGCGCTCGAAGCCATCCGAAACATCCTTCCATGCCGGGAGATCGCCTGCGCGTGCGCCCCCACCTCCCCCGCGTGCAGCCATGGCTGCCATCGCGCCAATATCGACCTGCGAGATGGTTTCGTCGGATTGCTCCGATCCCGATCCGGTTTGCGCGTCCTGCAACACACGGGCAGACTCGTCCTGTGCCGAAGCCCAGGTCAACGCGCCCAGCCCGACCACCGCGCCGACCAGGCCCACCAGCACCCGAGGCGTCACACTCCCGATCCTTTTACTCATTTCCATCGCATCGTCTCCTTGATGGTTCACTGCGCCCACTCATTGCCCCGTCGCGTCCTGCAGTGCTCGCGCTACTGGCAGCCTGCGTTTATCCTAACCGGAACTCCGTGTTTCGTGTTCAGCCCGATTCAAAAACTCCACCAAAAGCCTTCAAAAGCATCAACGTCAGCGTCAGGGCTGCAAAAAGCCCGCCCGCAAAGGCAAATGCCCAGTCGTGCACCGCGATTTCCGTCGGATCGTCGTATTCCCCCGCTTCTAGAAGCGTGATGCACCGGATCAGCCCATACGTCGCCGGCAGGACCGTGATCCAGAGCAGATTGAACCCGAGGTGGTACGCCTGATCGCGCTCCTGTACATACCCCGCATAGGTGATGAGGGTTGCGACTGCGGTCACCACCACCACCATCCGAAGCATTTCATCGGAATACGCCAGTTGCACTGTTCGAGCCCGCCCGGCAGCCTCGGCCGATCCCATTGTCCGCCGTTCACCAAGACGTTTTCCGAACGCCAGAAACATACTGAGGAAAAACGTGACATTGAGCAGCCATGTGCTGGGCCCGATCCCCACAGCCGCGCACCCCGCGAGCACCCTGAACACAAACCCGAGCGAAAGACTCATGACATCCACGATTGCAAACCGCTTCAGACCGGCGGAATACACCAGAACGTTGAGCACATGGGCTGCGAGCAGGATCCCAACCCACGCCGCTGCGGGCATCGGGAGCAGCGGAATCAGTGCGCCCGCTACAACAAACAAACCAATCCCGTACGCCTTGGCAAGCCCCGGCTTGACCGCTCCGCTGGCAATCGGACGCCCGCGCTTGCGCGGATGCTCCCGGTCGCGCTCGGCATCAGCCAGGTCGTTGAATACATAACACCCGCTCGAAGCAAGCGAAAACGCCAGCGCAGTCACCAGCGTCACCCAGACTAAGTGCTCCAAAGCCGACCCTTCGACCGGGCGGTCCTGATACGCATAAAAAGGCCCGACGACAACAAACGCGCTCTTGAGCCACTGCTGCGGGCGCGCAAGGCGGATCAACTCCACCCACAGAGGCCGCGAACGCGTTGCTTCCCCGCTCACGCCTGCACCCCAACCGAGACTTCATGTTCCCGTGCCGATGCACCTGATTGAGGCACCTGAGACACGGTCATAAATTGCAGTCCACGCCCAAAAATGAAATTCACCACAGGTGGGTACAAGCGCATTCCATCCCATCGTTCATGAGCCACAAGTCCGTGCTTGTCAAGTGTTTGCGTCCACTGCTCGGGCGTGTTGTAGCGGAACAGGCACGGCACGCCATACGGCGCATTGGCAGCCCAGTCCATGAAGGAGATGCGCGACTGCGCACAAAATCCCCTGATCTGGTGGTCTTTGATGATGACGAGCCGCCGCGACACGCGAACACACTCGGCGATCAGGCGATCAGGCTCCGGCTCGTGGTGGAGAACATCTGCAACAATGACCACGTCGTAGGTTCCATCTGCGAAAGGCATGGTGACGCCGTCGTATCCATGCACGGGGATAGGCTCCCCGCCTCGGACGACCCGTTCGAGCCCTTCGACCTTGACGCCTGATGGCGAACCGGGTGCCTTCATGAGGGCATGCCCGAGAGTTCCGATGCCACAGCCGACATCCAGCACTTTATCCCCCTGTTTGAGGTGCGGAAGAATGGCAGCGACGAGATGACGGAGCCGGGACTCATACACCGGGCGGTGCATCGCCGACATGAGTGAACCAAGTGGACCGGGCAATCCCATCGAGTGCTGCTCCGCAAACAAGCCGGTGAATGAACGAATGTAGTCTAGAGTCTCGCTTCCCATCGGCCGACCGGCGACTTGGAGTACAGGATCGGGACGAGTGAACGCAGAATGGCCCAAAGAACTTCCCGTGCAGGTCTGATCGCTCTGGTCGTTGTGGCGTTGTTCTACGCCGCTGCGCTGCCGGTTGTTTTCTCCAACAACATTGCCGAGGGTCGAGCAGCAGCCGATCACCTCAACTACCACGAACCGGTGGTGCATGCATTCACTGAGGAATGGCCCCGTCCGGACTTCTCCAACTATCACTCTGCCACCACCCCGTTGTACCACCTGATTCTGGCGGGGGCGAGAGTCACTTTCGACCCTTCGCGTCGTGGGTTGATGCTTCTGGCAAGTGCTTTCACCGCCGGGCTGCTGGCGCTGCTCGTGCTGGCCCTCCCGGGGACCAACCCCCAGCGCCTGACGCTGGCACTCCCGATTGTGGGATCGATGTATGTCCTGTTCCCCGGCATCTGGCTCCTGCCCGACAACGCAGCATGGCTGGGCGTGCTCGGCATCATCGTGCTGGCACTGCGCGCTCGGCGACTGGCAACGCTCTGCATCGCCGGAAGCGTAATGCTCCTGGCTCTTGTGCTCACGAGACAGATTCACCTGTGGGCAGCCGGTGTGCTCTGGGCTGCGGCATGGCTCGGATCGAGCGAGGTGGAATCAGATTCGGACAGTCCGGCTGCGCCACTTCCGAGCCCCATCACGCTCGTGCGTGAACTTTTCACATGCATTCCCGCACGCTTCGTTCGGCTCGTCTGCGTTGTACTTGCGACTCTCCCGGCCACGCTTGCGCTCGTGTATTTCCTGCGCCTGTGGGACGGACTGATCGTGCCGCGCTATCAGAGCGTGTATCACGGCTGGAACCCGGCGACACCCGCGTTCTTTCTTGCCATCATCGGAAGTTTCGCTCCGTTCTACGCTGCCTATGCCTGGACCGGCTTCAAGCGATTGGCCGCGAGCCGCGTGCTGCTTGGTGTCCTGGTGGTTGCAGCGATATGTCTGGTGATAATTCCGACTACGACTTATGACGTCGATGCAGGCCGCAAGAGCGGACTATGGAATCTGGTCAAGATGGTCCCGACGATCGCGGGGCACACCTCGCCGGTGCTTTTGGTCCTTGCGCCGGTGGGCATGGTTCTGCTGGCCGGGTTGCTGTCGCAGGTGCCGCGGCGAGCAGGATGGATTTTTCTTGGCGCGATGGTCGGTTTCGTCGCGGCACAGACCTTCAGCCCGGAACTTTGGCAGCGGTACCACGAACCGTTCATCCTGATCATGCTCGCGCTGCTTTGTGCCCACTCCCGACACGGCAGCGACTCGCAGGTGCTCAACGTTGCGCGCATCCTTGGCCCCGTGCTGCTGGCGGTCGCCCTGGGCGTCCTCAGCGCCTACACCATACTGACCGATACACCGGCCGCGTCGCTGCGTTCAGGCGATTTCGAGCGTTCTGTCGAGTTCGAGCCTTTACCAGTCCG encodes:
- the dxr gene encoding 1-deoxy-D-xylulose-5-phosphate reductoisomerase; amino-acid sequence: MTRVMHTSSSAPTRLIVLGSTGSVGVQTLDTVAHLNAVAGPDSPRFEIVGLASASKRDMLAEQARIWSVRHTALFRGEPGDASFVGENAADELVRSIDCDMVVQAITGAAGVRSTLTAIELGRDVALANKESLVVAGALVVPRALERSVRILPVDSEHAALWQCLECVSPGQSPPFSVPATVARAVLTASGGPFRTWPLERMANATPEDALAHPTWNMGRKITIDCATMMNKAFEIVEAHWLFGLEPSRLGVVVHPQSIIHAMTELIDGSTIAQLGSPDMRTPIQQALTAPRRLVGSAPRLSLETLGSLTFEAPDLARYPALALAPRIIELGGTAGAIVNAASEAAVEAFLDHRLPFLRIAQLASEALDAIGISAIRSLEDVLVADSEARRFVALTIPTLSKA
- a CDS encoding zinc-dependent metalloprotease; protein product: MSKRIGSVTPRVLVGLVGAVVGLGALTWASAQDESARVLQDAQTGSGSEQSDETISQVDIGAMAAMAARGGGGGARAGDLPAWKDVSDGFERVVSTTDPGSFYQVWRNNRDNRILVEMPRGFESQKHFFAMTVAGGEIFAGLQAGDLYCYWKRIGNRLALISPQISVRSTGDAESRDSVNMIFTDRVILDVPVVSTGPSGQPVIDLNNLLLGNASSFFGRSAAGARVALAEIASAKAFPKNIEIAYKVPVGDGTIKTLHYSISLMEGSRGYQPRRADERVGYFTTSYRDLGKFDRDDVNVRYINRWHLEKADPKLKMSPPKQPIVWYVEHTVPIRYRRYVREGIEYWNKAFEQIGIVNALEVRFQDKASGSHMEKDPEDVRYNFIRWLSNDVSTAIGPSRVNPMTGEILDADVVLTDGWIRVFTYQWNDLMPKLATEGMSPQTLEWLESNPTWDPRVRLADPMDRERMLIAHNNGQTTGHFVNNPLDAVDGMMLGSNPFDGLVGRVSQVSGCCEAAHGKALSLASLRMHLMFGLPDDETPAPEEQTEIPAEMLEMLKQHPELLAMMPADKRDAVAIAIAKGVQPESDDEPKDDEPKAEEEPKPRKAPEKKELIDGVPEEFVGPSLAELVAHEVGHCLGLRHNFKGSSAYQLSQINSTDMKGNEPFSTTVMDYNPVNIRMPGFGDAQGDYAVIDIGPYDKWAIEFGYGFGDTTKILGRASDPLLQYGTDEDTWGPDPLARRYDLSANPLDYANNQMALVRHHREKLLTEFVKDGQSWSRTRYGYQITLGQQVQAISMMANWVGGAHVYRDKKGDPNGRAPIDVVPAARQREALDFVIKNSFHDEVYGLSPDLLKHMTIDKWYDEAGMSSIFTDPTFDVHDRVSSVQASVLTMLMNPQTLRRVYDNEFFVPSDQDAMTLAELLSTITEAAWGEIAKAPTTKTTERSPMISSLRRGLQREHVQRLIDLSTPSSMSVNPASRAVSTLAMSSLRDLKSRVDKAVSANPANIDAYSRAHLEEIRVRIEKALDAQFVYGSR
- a CDS encoding UbiA prenyltransferase family protein, producing MSGEATRSRPLWVELIRLARPQQWLKSAFVVVGPFYAYQDRPVEGSALEHLVWVTLVTALAFSLASSGCYVFNDLADAERDREHPRKRGRPIASGAVKPGLAKAYGIGLFVVAGALIPLLPMPAAAWVGILLAAHVLNVLVYSAGLKRFAIVDVMSLSLGFVFRVLAGCAAVGIGPSTWLLNVTFFLSMFLAFGKRLGERRTMGSAEAAGRARTVQLAYSDEMLRMVVVVTAVATLITYAGYVQERDQAYHLGFNLLWITVLPATYGLIRCITLLEAGEYDDPTEIAVHDWAFAFAGGLFAALTLTLMLLKAFGGVFESG
- a CDS encoding methyltransferase domain-containing protein; this translates as MGSETLDYIRSFTGLFAEQHSMGLPGPLGSLMSAMHRPVYESRLRHLVAAILPHLKQGDKVLDVGCGIGTLGHALMKAPGSPSGVKVEGLERVVRGGEPIPVHGYDGVTMPFADGTYDVVIVADVLHHEPEPDRLIAECVRVSRRLVIIKDHQIRGFCAQSRISFMDWAANAPYGVPCLFRYNTPEQWTQTLDKHGLVAHERWDGMRLYPPVVNFIFGRGLQFMTVSQVPQSGASAREHEVSVGVQA